One window of Peteryoungia desertarenae genomic DNA carries:
- a CDS encoding DUF2853 family protein, with protein MTDYVADVKKYDANADEAIVGKIVRHLGIALRNRDSSMVSCSDPSELARVKEKWCGKKLGIDGDAADKAIDATCAAMSGDRTKSRVTFYYLVAKELGKLSSL; from the coding sequence ATGACGGATTACGTTGCCGATGTGAAGAAATATGATGCGAATGCGGATGAGGCGATCGTGGGGAAGATCGTCCGTCATCTGGGGATTGCGTTGCGCAACCGGGATTCGTCCATGGTGTCCTGCTCCGATCCGTCAGAACTTGCCCGCGTCAAGGAAAAATGGTGCGGCAAGAAGCTTGGCATTGATGGTGACGCTGCCGACAAGGCGATCGACGCGACTTGTGCCGCAATGTCCGGGGACCGTACCAAGTCCCGTGTGACGTTCTACTATCTAGTCGCCAAGGAACTGGGCAAGCTCTCCTCACTTTAA